From Mycobacterium cookii:
GGGCGTCGCCAACATCGTCGACCTCGAGACCGGTGAGGTTCTGCTGACCCAGAACGTCGAAGCCGGCGACATCTGGCGGATGCCGATCGTCAGGGACGAGCCGATCCGCGACTGGGTCAAGCTGGCCGTCAACCGGGCGCGGAACTCCGGCATGCCGGTGGTGTTCTGGCTGGACCAGGAGCGTCCGCACGAGAACGAGCTGCGCACGAAGGTCAACACATACCTGGCCGATTACGACACCGAGGGCCTAGACATCCAGATCATGTCGCAGGAACGGGCCATGCGGCACACCATCGAACGCGCGATGCGCGGGCAGGACACCATCGCCGCGACCGGAAACATCTTGCGCGACTACCTGACTGACCTGTTCCCGATCCTGGAGCTGGGCACCAGCGCGAAGATGCTGTCGATCGTCCCGCTGATGGACGGCGGCGGCATGTACGAGACCGGCGCGGGTGGATCGGCGCCCAAGCACGTCCACCAACTGGTCGAGGAGAACCACCTGCGCTGGGATTCCCTCGGTGAATACCTGGCGCTGGGAGCGTGTTTCGAGGACGTGGGGATCAAGACCGGCAACGAGCGCGCCAAGATTCTCGGCGTCACGCTGGACAAGGCGATCGGGAAGTTGCTGGAGAACAACAAGAGTCCGTCGCGCAAGACCGGCGAGCTCGACAACCGCGGCAGCCAGTTCTACCTGGCGCTGTACTGGGCCCGGGAACTCGCCGCGCAACACGACGACGAAGAGCTGCAGAAGCACTTCGCCGTGCTGGCCGAAGCGCTGGGCCGCAACGAAGACAAAATCCTGGCCGAGCTCGCCGAAGTGCAGGGTGAGGCAGTCGACATCGGCGGCTACTACCAGCCGGACCGGGAGAAGACGACCGCGGTGATGCGGCCCAGCAAGACGCTCAACGACGCGCTGGCCGACTCAACCAGCTGACCGCGGGGCGGGACGGCGCTCTCGCAGAGAGCTAGGCAGTCGGCTGGTCCAGCGCCCGGATCGGCGGGATGTGCTCGTCGAGAAATCCGGCGATGACCTCGGTGACCAGCGCCGGCGCCTCGAACATCGGGATGTGCCCGACGCCGGCGAGTGTTGTGACCTTGTTCGCCGGGGGCAGGTGGTTGATGAAATGCCCGCTGAACTTTTCCGGAGGGACGACCCGGTCTTTCTCGCAGAGCACCAGATGCGTGGGGACGTCGGTCTCCGCCAACTCCATCAGCCCGGGCATCAGCAGCGATTTGAGCAGCAGCTGAAAGTAGGCCGGGCAGTGCTTCAGGTCGTCGACGACCTGAAGCAGTTCGTCCTCGCTGATGCCGTCGGGCGATCCGCTGATGGGCAGGGTGCCGATCTTCCGGCTCAGCGGCAGGCGCAATAGTCGCGGACCGAGCAGGTGTGCGAGCACCCATACCGGCATACCGCCGACGAACTTGGCGATCACCTCGAACTTCGTCGGGCTCCATCGATGCCAGCCGCCGGCCGGGGCGATGCCGGTGACCGTCCGCGCCCGGCCACGACGTTCCAGTTCGAAGGCCACCCAGCCGCCGAGCGAGTTGCCGACGATGTGGGCCGTGTCCCAGCCCAGTTGGTCGAGTTGCCGCTCAATGTGGTCGGCCAGGACTGCGGAGCTCAGAAACCAGGTGCCCGACCGTGGCCCACCGTGGTGACCGGCCATGGTCGGGGCGAACACCTCGTAGCGGCCGGTGTCGGCCAACTGCGGGGCCACCTTCTCCCACACCAGCTGGGAAATCAGGAAGGGGTGCAGCATCAGCACCGGTTCACCAGACCCGAGATGAATTGGAGCGCGGCTCGTCATGCAGCCGACCCTAAAGGCGATACCGGCGGTACTGCAAGAAGGGGTGGTTTCCGCGTGAAAAGATTGACGCATCATGACGACTACCGCTACTGGTGTACGCAGGGTGTTTTCCGGTGTACAGCCCACCTCCGATTCGCTTCACCTCGGAAACGCGCTGGGTGCCGTCACTCAGTGGGCCCACTTGCAGGACGACCACGATGCATTTTTCTGCGTCGTCGACCTGCATGCGATCACCGTCCCGCAGGACCCGGACGTGTTACGGCGCCGCACCCTGGTGACCGCCGCGCAGTATTTGGCGCTGGGTGTTGACCCCGCGCGCAGCACGGTCTTCGTGCAGAGCCAAGTCGCTGCACACACCCAGCTGGCCTGGGTGCTGGGCTGCTTCACCGGGTTCGGTCAGGCCTCGCGGATGACGCAGTTCAAGGACAAGTCGACCAAGCAGGGCAGCGACGCCACCACGGTGGGCCTGTTCACCTATCCGGTGCTGCAGGCGGCCGACGTGCTGGCCTACGACGCCGAACTGGTGCCGGTCGGTGAAGACCAGCGCCAGCACCTGGAGCTGGCCCGCGACGTCGCGCAACGGTTCAACAGCCGATTCCCGGACACCTTCGTGGTCCCCGAACTGCTCATCCCCAACGCCACCGCCAAGATCTACGACCTGCAGGACCCGTCGTCGAAAATGAGCAAGTCCGCTGCCACCGACGCCGGGCTGATCAATCTGCTCGACGATCCGGCCCGGTCTGCCAAGAAGATTCGCTCGGCGGTGACCGACAGCGACCGCGACATCCGCTACGACCCGGACGCCAAGCCCGGGGTGTCGAATCTGCTGAGCATTCAGTCGGCGGTCACCGGCACCGGGATCGACACGCTGGTCCAGGATTACGCTGGCCGCGGCTACGGCGACCTCAAGAAGGACACCGCCGAGGCGGTGGTGGAATTCGTGACCCCGCTCAAGGCTCGCGTCGACGAATTACTAACGGACCCAACCGAACTGGAGAATGTGCTCGCCGTCGGTGCGGCGCGCGCCGAGGATGTGGCCGCAAAGACGATCGACCGGGTCTACGACCGGCTCGGATTCCTGCCGAGACGTCCCTAGCGGGTCATCATGAGCGAACCGGGCAAGCCAGGAATCGTGGATCGGCTGCGGGCGCGGTTCGGGTGGTTCGACCACACGATGCGGGCCAACGACTGGTTCGACGAGACACTGGGCAACTTCTTCGCCGCCGGTCTGACGTACTACACCATTTTCGCGTTGTTCCCGTTGCTGATGATCGGTTTCAGCGTCGCCGGTTTCCTGCTGTCGCACCGGCCCGATCTGCTTGCCGGGATCGACAACAAGGTCAGGTCCGCGGTGCCCGGCGCACTGGGGCAGCAGTTGCTTGACCTGATGGATTCGGCGATCGACGCGCGGGCCTCGGTCGGTGTGATCGGTTTGACCGTTGCGGTGTGGGTCGGTCTGAACTGGATGAGCAATCTGCGGGTGGCGCTGACCGAGATGTGGCGGCAGACCGACGGTTCGCACGGATACATTCGCACCAAGTTCTCCGACCTCGGCGCGATGGTCTCGTCGTTCGTGGCGATCGTCGCCACCTTGGCGCTCAGTGCGCTGACCGGTGCGGCGTCGATGGCCAAGGTGTTGGGGTGGGTCGGCATTCACAATGCGCCGGTGCTGGACGGGATCCTGCGCGCGGTGTCGGTGCTGGTGTCATTTCTGCTGTCGTGGTTGGTGTTCTCCTGGATGATCGCCCGGTTACCCAGGGAGCCAGTCGATTTCAAGAGTTCGATCCGTGCTGCGCTGCTGGCCGCCGTCGGCTTCGAGGTGTTCAAGTTGGTCGCCTCGATCTATCTGAGATCGGTGCTGCGAAGCCCGGCCGGTGCGACGTTCGGCCCGGTGCTGGGTTTGATGGTGTTCGCCTATGTGACCGCGCGCCTGCTGCTGTTCGCCACCGCGTGGGCGGCGACGTCGACGGAGAACTCGACCGAGGCGCCGGTCGAGCCGCCGGAGCTTGCGGTTATCACACCCAGAGCGCATCTGGACGAGCAACTCGTCACCAAAGCGACAGTCGCGGCGGTGGCGGTGGGAGCGGCTGGTGCACTTGGTGTTTCGAGGCTGCTCAGGCGGAAGAAGAATTAGCATCACGGTTGTCTCTTTACCGACACGATTCAGCCACGACAAAGCGAGTCTGTCTTCGGGCGTGTCATCCTCAGGGGCACGGACGATTGCTGTACGCAAAGGCGGGTAGGCGATGTCAGAACCAAACCTCTTCCATAAACTGGCAGCGGAAACGATCGGCACCTTTTGGCTGGTGCTTGGTGGCGTTGGCAGCGCGGTTTTCGCGGCGCAGGCCCACAGCGCCGATCTCTACCCATTGGGCATCGGCTACCTCGGCGTGTCCCTGGCGTTCGGTCTGACCGTACTGACCGGCGTGTACGCGTTCGGAGCGATCTCGGGCGGGCATTTCAACCCGGCCGTCACCCTGGGGGCCGCATTGGCTCACCGCGTGCAGTGGAAAATTCTGCCTGCGTACTGGATCGTCCAGGTGATCGGTGGCTTGCTCGCCGGACTGGTGATCTACTACATCGCCGCCGGCAAGCCCGGTTTCGTGGCTACCGGGCATTTAGGGGCCAACGGCTATGGCGAAAATTCCCCCGGTGGCTATCCACTGAGTGCAGTCATCCTCGCCGAGATCGTTTTGACAGCCCTCTTTCTGCTCGTCATCCTCGGCTCGACCGACGAGCGGGCGCCGAAGGGCTTCGCCGGCGTGTCCATCGGGTTCGCGTTGGCGCTCACCAACTTGGTCGCCATTCCGATCTCCAACGCGTCGATCAACCCGGCCCGGTCCACCGCTGTGGCGTTCTTCAACGGCAACGGCGCTCCCGCGCAGCTGTGGGTGTTCTGGCTGGCGCCGCTGATCGGCGGGGCGATCGCCGGCATCGCTTACCCATTCCTGTTCGGGCGCGCGGAGGACGCCGCGCACCAGCCGGTGCCGACAAGCTCCGGCTAGTCGTCCGCCAACCAGCTGCCGTGTGCCATGACGGCGGCGACCCGTAAATCACCGTCCAGCACAACCAGATTGGCCTGTGCCCCGACGCGTAGGTTGCCAGCGTCATCCAGGCCCAGTGCTCTGGCCGGGGTCGTCGATGTCAGCCCCACCGCGGCGGTGAGTGCTGCGTCCGGGTCAGACCCGAAGCGGGCCGCGGTGCGGAACAGCCGGTCCATCGTCGCGGTGCTGCCCGCAATCGTCGACGTACCGCGGACACGCGCGACCCCGTCGACGACGTCGACCGGCGTTGTGCCGAGCCGGAATTCGCCGTCGCCGAGGCCCGCCGCTGCGGTGGCGTCGGTGACCAGGGCCACCCGGTCGGCGCCTGCGGCCCTGGTCGTTGCGTGTACGACCGCGGGGTGGACGTGCACGCCGTCGGCGATCAACTCGACGGTGACCCGGGCGTCTTCCAGCAGTGCCAGCGCGGGACCGGGCTCGCGGTGATGCAGCGGCCGCATCGCGTTGAACAGGTGGGTGCCGACCGTCGCGCCGAGGTCGATGGCGCGGCGGGTCTGCTGGTAACTGGCATCGGTATGGCCAAGGGCGACAACCACTCCAGCGTCAACCAGCCGGGCGATCGCCGCGTCGCTGCCGCTGCGTTCGGGCGCTAGGGTGGCCATCCTGATGGCGCCGTCGCCGGCCGCCAGCAGCGCGTCCATCTCGGCCGGCACGGGGTCGCGCAACTGGGTGTGGTCGTGTGCGCCGCAGTGCACCGCGCTCAGCCACGGGCCTTCGAGATGAATACCGGCGATCGCGCCGTCCCGGGTCGCCTCGGCGAGTGCCCGCACCCCGCGAAGAAGGTCAGCGGCGTCGGCTGTGATCAGGCTCGCCAGCGTGGTCGTCGTGCCGTGCCCGCGGTGAAAACTCGCCGCTCGCATGATCTCTGAGATGTCGCCGTCGAGATACGACGCACCGCCGCCACCGTGCACGTGGATGTCGACGAAGCCGGGAACGATCACCGCGTCGGGCAGATCGACATCGGGAACACCCGGCGGGGCGCCCGGACCGCAGCCGACGACCTGCGGGCCGGCGGTGTGCACCCAGCCCGGCCGGCAGACGCCTTGCTCGAGTACGACAGTGCCTGCCGCGATCAGCGGCATGCTTGCACATCCGTTGTCGTACTGTCGATTTCGTCAGGCCAGCGGCCGTCGTTCTCCCAGAAGCGGCGAATCTCTTCGAGCTGTCGGCCCTTGGTTTCCGGGGCGAACCGGTAGCCCAGAACGAATCCGACCGTTGCCAACAAGCCGAACACGGCGAACGTGCCGGCGCCGCCCAGGGTGTGCAGCATCGTCAGAAACACCCCGGCGACCAGCGCGTTGGCCGACAAGTTGGCGGTCAGCATCGCGCTGGAGCCCAATGACCTCAGGTGCGCGGGGAAGGCCTCACCGGCGTAAACCCAGACCAGCGCCCCGAATCCGAACGTGAAACCCATGGTGAACAGCAGCAGGCCGACGTAGCCGAATCCTGAGACGGCGCTGGAGTTGGCGGCGAAGACACCGACCAGCACGGCGTCGCCGACAATCATCGCGGCGATACCGGACAGCAGGATGGGCCGCCGTCCGAGCCGATCGACGAGGAACAACGACACCAGTACCGCGACCAGCGACGCCAGCTGCACCAGCGCGGGCAGCACCAGCAAGGCGAATTTGCCCTGGAATCCCATCGACTCGAAGAGCCGTGGGCTGTAATAGATGATCCCGTTGATCCCGGTCAGCTGGGCGAAGAAGCCAAGGCCGACGACGAAGATCAGGGCCCGCAGATATGGCGGGCGCAGCATCTCGACGAATTTCCCGCCGACTTCTTCGCGCATCGCCTCGGCGATCTCGGTGAGTTCCTGCTCGACGTCGCGGTTGGGTTCGACCCGCAGCAGTGCCCGGCGGGCGTCGTCAACCCGGTTCTTGAATAGGTAGTACCGGGCGGTGTCGGGCATCCGGGCCAGCATCGGCAGCACCACCAGCGCGGGTACGGAGGCCAACCCGAGCATCCACCGCCAGTCGTGCGAATCCGCCAGCAGATACGCGACGAGGTAGCCGGCGATGATGCCCAGCACCGTCGCCACCTGATAGGTCACCAGCATCGCGCCGCGCACCCGCGCCGGCGCCGACTCGGCGATGAACACCGGGACCACCACCGCCGACAGCCCGATGGTCACGCCGAGCAGCAGGCGTGCGGTCAGCAGCAGCGGCATCGACTCCGACCAGGCGGCCAGCAACGCGAAAATCGCGTAGCCGCCCGCCACCAGCATCATCGACTTCTTGCGCCCGATCGCATTGGCGAGCACGCCGCCGGACAGCGCGCCGCAGATCTGTCCGATCACCACGGTCGTGGTCAACATTTCTTGCTGGTGGATGGTCAGCTTGAAGTCGTCGGCGATGAACAGCAGCGCACCGGAGATGTTCGACATGTCGTAGCCGCAGACGATGCCCAGGCTCGCTGCCGCAAGAGCGATCAGCAACCGTCGTCGCGCTCGTACAGACTCGCCGATGCGGCTCACAATCTTCCTTCCGGGGTGGCCGCCTCGGCCCCCTG
This genomic window contains:
- the yhjD gene encoding inner membrane protein YhjD; amino-acid sequence: MSEPGKPGIVDRLRARFGWFDHTMRANDWFDETLGNFFAAGLTYYTIFALFPLLMIGFSVAGFLLSHRPDLLAGIDNKVRSAVPGALGQQLLDLMDSAIDARASVGVIGLTVAVWVGLNWMSNLRVALTEMWRQTDGSHGYIRTKFSDLGAMVSSFVAIVATLALSALTGAASMAKVLGWVGIHNAPVLDGILRAVSVLVSFLLSWLVFSWMIARLPREPVDFKSSIRAALLAAVGFEVFKLVASIYLRSVLRSPAGATFGPVLGLMVFAYVTARLLLFATAWAATSTENSTEAPVEPPELAVITPRAHLDEQLVTKATVAAVAVGAAGALGVSRLLRRKKN
- the aqpZ gene encoding aquaporin Z; amino-acid sequence: MSEPNLFHKLAAETIGTFWLVLGGVGSAVFAAQAHSADLYPLGIGYLGVSLAFGLTVLTGVYAFGAISGGHFNPAVTLGAALAHRVQWKILPAYWIVQVIGGLLAGLVIYYIAAGKPGFVATGHLGANGYGENSPGGYPLSAVILAEIVLTALFLLVILGSTDERAPKGFAGVSIGFALALTNLVAIPISNASINPARSTAVAFFNGNGAPAQLWVFWLAPLIGGAIAGIAYPFLFGRAEDAAHQPVPTSSG
- a CDS encoding alpha/beta fold hydrolase, which encodes MTSRAPIHLGSGEPVLMLHPFLISQLVWEKVAPQLADTGRYEVFAPTMAGHHGGPRSGTWFLSSAVLADHIERQLDQLGWDTAHIVGNSLGGWVAFELERRGRARTVTGIAPAGGWHRWSPTKFEVIAKFVGGMPVWVLAHLLGPRLLRLPLSRKIGTLPISGSPDGISEDELLQVVDDLKHCPAYFQLLLKSLLMPGLMELAETDVPTHLVLCEKDRVVPPEKFSGHFINHLPPANKVTTLAGVGHIPMFEAPALVTEVIAGFLDEHIPPIRALDQPTA
- the trpS gene encoding tryptophan--tRNA ligase is translated as MTTTATGVRRVFSGVQPTSDSLHLGNALGAVTQWAHLQDDHDAFFCVVDLHAITVPQDPDVLRRRTLVTAAQYLALGVDPARSTVFVQSQVAAHTQLAWVLGCFTGFGQASRMTQFKDKSTKQGSDATTVGLFTYPVLQAADVLAYDAELVPVGEDQRQHLELARDVAQRFNSRFPDTFVVPELLIPNATAKIYDLQDPSSKMSKSAATDAGLINLLDDPARSAKKIRSAVTDSDRDIRYDPDAKPGVSNLLSIQSAVTGTGIDTLVQDYAGRGYGDLKKDTAEAVVEFVTPLKARVDELLTDPTELENVLAVGAARAEDVAAKTIDRVYDRLGFLPRRP
- a CDS encoding sugar porter family MFS transporter, whose protein sequence is MSRIGESVRARRRLLIALAAASLGIVCGYDMSNISGALLFIADDFKLTIHQQEMLTTTVVIGQICGALSGGVLANAIGRKKSMMLVAGGYAIFALLAAWSESMPLLLTARLLLGVTIGLSAVVVPVFIAESAPARVRGAMLVTYQVATVLGIIAGYLVAYLLADSHDWRWMLGLASVPALVVLPMLARMPDTARYYLFKNRVDDARRALLRVEPNRDVEQELTEIAEAMREEVGGKFVEMLRPPYLRALIFVVGLGFFAQLTGINGIIYYSPRLFESMGFQGKFALLVLPALVQLASLVAVLVSLFLVDRLGRRPILLSGIAAMIVGDAVLVGVFAANSSAVSGFGYVGLLLFTMGFTFGFGALVWVYAGEAFPAHLRSLGSSAMLTANLSANALVAGVFLTMLHTLGGAGTFAVFGLLATVGFVLGYRFAPETKGRQLEEIRRFWENDGRWPDEIDSTTTDVQACR
- the nagA gene encoding N-acetylglucosamine-6-phosphate deacetylase; translation: MPLIAAGTVVLEQGVCRPGWVHTAGPQVVGCGPGAPPGVPDVDLPDAVIVPGFVDIHVHGGGGASYLDGDISEIMRAASFHRGHGTTTTLASLITADAADLLRGVRALAEATRDGAIAGIHLEGPWLSAVHCGAHDHTQLRDPVPAEMDALLAAGDGAIRMATLAPERSGSDAAIARLVDAGVVVALGHTDASYQQTRRAIDLGATVGTHLFNAMRPLHHREPGPALALLEDARVTVELIADGVHVHPAVVHATTRAAGADRVALVTDATAAAGLGDGEFRLGTTPVDVVDGVARVRGTSTIAGSTATMDRLFRTAARFGSDPDAALTAAVGLTSTTPARALGLDDAGNLRVGAQANLVVLDGDLRVAAVMAHGSWLADD